The genomic segment TTTGATGGGTCAAGGTCTTAGTATTGGAATTGATGATTCAAGCAACCATTGTTTATGTAAGGTTGATATTAAGCCATGGTTATTCTCTAAGAGAAAAGGGTCAAAAACTTTAGAAGTTGAATCTAgtaatattgatatttattgGGACTTTTCCTCTGCTAAATTTGGATCTGGACCTGAACCTTTAGAGGGTTTTTACTTAGCAATTGTGTGTGATAAACAAATGATTCTACTACTTGGGGACATGAGGAAGGAAGCCTTTAAAAAGACTAATGTTAAACAATGTCATAGTTCTGCTGTTTTCATTGCAAAGAAAGAACATGTTTATGGGAAGAAGGTTTTCTACTCTAAGGCACAATTTAGTGATAATGGTCCCGTGCACGACCTTATGATCGAGTGTGACACGATTGGCACGAACGACCCATGTTTAATTGTCCGGGTCGATACCAAGAATGTGATGCAGGTTAAGAGATTAAAATGGAAATTTAGGGGTAATAATACTCTTGTGATTGATGGGCTTAATGTGGAAGTTTTCTGGGATGTGCATAGTTGGCTTTTTGGCACATCTCCTGGAAGTGCAGTTTTCATGTTCAGAACTAGTCTTTCTACTGAGAAGAATATATGGGCTAGCCAACCTATTTGTGATCCTAGTGTATTGCATTGGTCGACTTCGCAAAGGATTCGAGAATCTCAATCTCATCAATTTGGTTTCTCTTTGATTTTGTATGCTTGGAAGCAAGAATAGTGAGATTTAAGGATTCAATTGTTGAGTACTAAGTGCTAACAAGGTTACATTAGGGACTAGGGAGTGTCCATTTTACCTTTCTATGTGATGGAACTAcactataatttttatataattgttgtTCCTTGTCTTTCTTATCATATTTGTGGTGAAGGaagacaaattaaatagatCAAAGTGATTTTTGTTGCCTTTGATTGTAAATTCTTCTGTCTCCTGTTCTCCTTAGCTTTTCTAtacattattttattgttttatgaAGATTATTTCACATTGTGCTTTTTATTCATagaaaattagatgaaaatgGTTCCaatctatgttactcggactcttcattttgcttcacatacccgtgtccgatccttaTTGCTGGGACATTgatatggcacttagacacttcattttaggcttaaaattgaatatttagacgtattcgACACTTGGACATGTTCCAATATCCGACATCAGTACCCAAGTCCAAGAAACATAGGTTCCAAGCATCTGCCGCAAAGTTGTACCTATTGTTCTAGATTGCCAGACTTTTAAAGAGCATGGCACTTAACATCTTTACTTATAAGTTTCACAAGCAAAAATTTTGATGTTTGTGAGCACGAGGTAAACCCCTTATTTTGCAGGATCCTGAACCAACTACAAGCAAGAAGAATTCAAGGTCAGCAGTTAGCAACTTAGCATGGTCCATAATAAAATAACTcataaatcatgtgcacttattttatgttaatttgcattttaattttgcTCAAGTGTAATATTGTATACATCCAACTCTGTAGAGCTTGCCTAGGTAAGAACTCGTGCCACTTATTGggtaatgaaatattattgtttttgattgtaacatcttttaagatctttttTTTCTCAACACAATGTACTGAACTGGTTTATTTCCCTACTGTGACAGGGTATTCTGCAGTTAGACATGTTGCTAAATGTCCGCTTTGTTGTTTTGGGCTATGAGCTATCCATGGAGTCGAATGAAGATGGGTTTATGCAATTCACATGACTTGTTGGTATGTATCTTCTTCTACATAATGTGGCCGAAGTATTTCTCTTAATTGTCAAAGATAATAAACATATGGTGCTTCAAGCGATTGGTATGTCTCTGTGATTGCAATTGAACATGTATAGTAGATTTGTAAGGGAAATCTGTTTCTTCGCCTTAGCATTCAATTTATGCTTTCTTCCTCTTGAGGGAAGTTTAAATCTGTCTGTTTTTAACGCTTGGGTCCGGTTGCATTTATGTCCAAGTATTATATGCCAGTTGATGAATTATCTTTTTCGATGTATTTCCAACATGTTTTTCACTTACTCTAGCTGATTCTCGGTGGCGCCTTATTGTTTACTATCTGCTTAGAATTTCCTAATGTCTCTTGTATAGTCTTTTCTCAGTACATGATGTTTGCTTCCactcatagtgtaaaaatgcgatAACAATCGCGATCGCGGTAAATATCGGTTGAATCATAAGATATCCCGTGATACAGTCCAAAATGCGATTTTTTTACTCCTTTACAACAAAGCCGATGCAATGCGATGCGGCGTTGTGTTTACACTATGCTTCCACTTGAGTTTTTCTATAAGCATAAGAACCTTGTCTTGTTTCTTGACATATTAGTTGACTATTGCTTGTGCTTCAAGCATTTCATTGCAATTCAATGATGATGTTGTAGGCCCATAGCATTATTATTGTTCATACATAAGTTCCTTTTAATATATTCAATGTGCAGTACAAGCATTGAACCAGTGGGCCACACAATGGATCAATCTTCTTTTATTAAGAATCATCCTTCTACCGCCCTTTCCTAATCCTGCAATCCAAAAGAAGAATCTGTTAAGATCAACACTAAGCCCCAGTGTGGCTTAGTTAACTAAAGGAAATACTAGCTGTTCTACCTGCTATCACTTAATTTAATTTCTAGAATCAACTTTCTATCTGACCAGTAGTTTTGGTCTTTTGGCTTTTGATTATTCTATGTGGCTGTTAAAGTGTTAGTTTTGGACCTAGTTTGCTTAttctttaataatatatatggaTTGGCATCATGGCTATCCTCTTGCCTACTTCTAGTGGTTTTCCTCCATTTTTTGTCGTAAAAGGTATCAAATATCAAGTGACAAGGTGGGGAACTTAAATGGCTGAGTTTAATAATACCGAAAAATCCATATCTCTCATTATATGTAGACAAAACTAGGGTTTTGGCCACAAATCGGATTTTGTTGTCATTGCGGCCAATATTTCAGTCACTGTAAACTCAAAAAACCTTTACGATACAGTGATGt from the Amaranthus tricolor cultivar Red isolate AtriRed21 chromosome 12, ASM2621246v1, whole genome shotgun sequence genome contains:
- the LOC130797272 gene encoding uncharacterized protein LOC130797272, yielding MRDFPSCFGENAVQISDSSSSNGNKTAQNLVTCIYQCRFRGKSCLITVTWSKNLMGQGLSIGIDDSSNHCLCKVDIKPWLFSKRKGSKTLEVESSNIDIYWDFSSAKFGSGPEPLEGFYLAIVCDKQMILLLGDMRKEAFKKTNVKQCHSSAVFIAKKEHVYGKKVFYSKAQFSDNGPVHDLMIECDTIGTNDPCLIVRVDTKNVMQVKRLKWKFRGNNTLVIDGLNVEVFWDVHSWLFGTSPGSAVFMFRTSLSTEKNIWASQPICDPSVLHWSTSQRIRESQSHQFGFSLILYAWKQE